In Streptomyces sp. NBC_01551, one DNA window encodes the following:
- a CDS encoding HNH endonuclease, translating into MRDTLVLNASFEPLSTVTLNRAVVLVLQDKAVVEQSHPELRVRGASMDLPMPRVIRLCRYVRVPFRRHAPWSRRGVLARDQHRCAYCGKRATTVDHVLPRAQGGGDTWLNTVASCAEDNHRKAARTPEEAGMPLLRKPFVPSPADAMLLALGVGAREALPEWLERSA; encoded by the coding sequence ATGCGGGACACGCTGGTGCTGAATGCGAGCTTCGAGCCGCTGTCGACGGTGACGCTGAACCGGGCTGTGGTCCTGGTGCTCCAGGACAAGGCCGTCGTCGAACAGTCGCACCCCGAACTGCGTGTGCGCGGTGCCTCCATGGATCTTCCGATGCCCCGGGTGATCAGGCTCTGCCGGTACGTCCGGGTGCCGTTCCGAAGACATGCGCCCTGGTCACGGAGGGGGGTGCTGGCCCGGGACCAACACCGGTGCGCGTACTGCGGGAAGCGCGCCACGACCGTGGACCACGTACTGCCGCGGGCCCAGGGGGGTGGGGACACCTGGCTGAACACGGTGGCCTCCTGCGCCGAGGACAACCACCGCAAGGCGGCCCGGACTCCGGAGGAGGCGGGGATGCCGCTCCTCCGGAAGCCGTTCGTGCCGTCCCCGGCGGACGCGATGCTGCTCGCTCTGGGGGTGGGCGCCCGGGAGGCGCTGCCGGAGTGGCTGGAGCGCTCCGCCTAG
- a CDS encoding sulfite exporter TauE/SafE family protein produces the protein MSMSIWESLAVFAAGIGAGTINTIVGSGTLITFPVLLATGLPPVTANVSNTLGLVPGSISGAIGYRKELKGQRARVIRLGAVSLVGGLAGAILLLTLPSDSFDTIVPILIGLALVLVVLQPRLAAALRKRQEAAGGDTGHPDGGPALLTGMLFSSAYGGYFGAAQGVLYLGLMGLLLRDDLQRINAVKNVIAALVNGIAAVFFLFVADFDWTAVLLIAVGSTIGGQIGAKVGRRLPPTVLRAVIVVVGILAIVQLLLR, from the coding sequence ATGTCCATGTCCATCTGGGAATCACTCGCGGTCTTCGCCGCCGGCATCGGCGCCGGAACCATCAACACCATCGTCGGCTCCGGCACCCTGATCACCTTCCCGGTGCTCCTCGCCACCGGCCTGCCCCCGGTCACCGCCAACGTGTCCAACACCCTCGGCCTGGTGCCCGGTTCCATCAGCGGAGCCATCGGCTACCGCAAGGAACTCAAGGGCCAGCGCGCCCGCGTCATCCGACTCGGCGCCGTCTCCCTCGTCGGCGGACTCGCGGGAGCGATCCTGCTCCTCACCCTGCCGTCCGACTCCTTCGACACGATCGTGCCGATCCTCATCGGACTGGCCCTCGTGCTCGTCGTCCTCCAGCCCCGGCTGGCCGCCGCCCTGCGCAAGCGCCAGGAGGCCGCCGGAGGAGACACCGGACACCCCGACGGCGGACCGGCCCTGCTCACCGGAATGCTGTTCTCCAGCGCGTACGGAGGCTACTTCGGCGCCGCCCAGGGCGTGCTCTACCTCGGCCTCATGGGCCTGCTGCTCCGCGACGACCTGCAACGGATCAACGCCGTCAAGAACGTGATCGCGGCCCTCGTCAACGGCATCGCGGCCGTCTTCTTCCTCTTCGTCGCCGACTTCGACTGGACGGCCGTCCTCCTGATCGCCGTCGGCTCCACCATCGGTGGCCAAATCGGCGCCAAGGTCGGCCGCCGCCTCCCGCCGACCGTGCTCCGCGCGGTCATCGTGGTGGTCGGCATCCTCGCGATCGTCCAGCTGCTGCTCCGCTGA
- a CDS encoding SPFH domain-containing protein: protein MQPIIIVLIILVVLVFIALVKTIQVIPQASAAIVERFGRYTRTLNAGLNIVVPFIDSIRNRIDLREQVVPFPPQPVITQDNLVVNIDTVIYYQVTDARAATYEVASYIQAIEQLTVTTLRNIIGGMDLERTLTSREEINAALRGVLDEATGKWGIRVNRVELKAIEPPTSIQDSMEKQMRADRDKRAAILQAEGVRQSEILRAEGEKQSSILRAEGDAKAAALRAEGEAQAIRTVFESIHAGDADQKLLAYQYLQMLPKIAEGDANKLWIVPSEIGDALKGLSGAMGNFGPMGGGSGFNPQNPGKTAGDTGAADRREQPPID, encoded by the coding sequence ATGCAACCGATCATCATCGTCCTGATCATTCTGGTGGTTCTGGTCTTCATCGCACTGGTCAAGACGATCCAGGTGATCCCGCAGGCCAGCGCCGCCATCGTCGAGCGGTTCGGCCGCTACACCCGCACCCTCAACGCGGGCCTCAACATCGTCGTCCCGTTCATCGACTCGATCCGCAACCGGATCGACCTCCGCGAACAGGTCGTCCCCTTCCCGCCGCAGCCGGTCATCACCCAGGACAACCTGGTCGTCAACATCGACACCGTCATCTACTACCAGGTGACCGACGCCCGCGCCGCGACGTACGAAGTGGCCAGCTACATCCAGGCCATCGAGCAGCTCACCGTCACCACCCTGCGCAACATCATCGGCGGCATGGACCTGGAGCGGACCCTCACCTCCCGCGAGGAGATCAACGCCGCGCTGCGCGGTGTCCTCGACGAGGCCACCGGCAAGTGGGGCATCCGCGTCAACCGCGTCGAGCTCAAGGCCATCGAGCCGCCGACCTCCATCCAGGACTCGATGGAGAAGCAGATGCGCGCCGACCGCGACAAGCGCGCCGCGATCCTCCAGGCCGAGGGTGTCCGCCAGTCCGAGATCCTGCGCGCCGAGGGCGAGAAGCAGTCCTCGATCCTGCGCGCCGAAGGTGACGCCAAGGCCGCCGCCCTGCGTGCCGAGGGCGAGGCGCAGGCCATCCGTACGGTCTTCGAGTCCATCCACGCCGGGGACGCCGACCAGAAGCTCCTGGCCTACCAGTACCTCCAGATGCTCCCGAAGATCGCAGAGGGCGACGCCAACAAGCTCTGGATCGTGCCCAGCGAGATCGGCGACGCCCTCAAGGGCCTCTCCGGCGCCATGGGCAACTTCGGCCCCATGGGCGGCGGTTCGGGCTTCAACCCGCAGAACCCCGGCAAGACCGCCGGCGACACGGGCGCGGCCGACCGCCGCGAACAGCCCCCCATCGACTGA
- a CDS encoding NfeD family protein, which yields MNIDAWVWWLIGAVGLGIPLVLTALPEFGMFAVGAVAAAITAALGGGVVAQVLVFVIVSVALIAVVRPIANRHRDQRPQHRSGIDALKGRSAVVLERVDGSGGRIKLAGEIWSARTLDADSIFEPGQQVDVVEIDGATAIVM from the coding sequence GTGAACATCGACGCATGGGTGTGGTGGCTCATCGGCGCGGTCGGACTGGGCATCCCCCTCGTCCTGACGGCACTGCCGGAGTTCGGCATGTTCGCCGTGGGCGCCGTCGCCGCCGCGATCACCGCCGCGCTCGGCGGGGGAGTGGTGGCGCAGGTCCTGGTGTTCGTCATCGTGTCGGTGGCGCTGATCGCCGTCGTACGGCCCATCGCGAACCGGCACCGCGACCAGCGGCCCCAACACCGCAGCGGAATCGACGCGTTGAAGGGCAGAAGCGCCGTCGTGCTCGAACGCGTCGACGGCAGCGGCGGCCGCATCAAACTCGCCGGCGAGATCTGGTCGGCGCGCACGCTCGACGCGGACAGCATCTTCGAACCGGGCCAGCAGGTGGACGTCGTGGAGATCGACGGAGCCACCGCGATCGTGATGTGA
- a CDS encoding ABC transporter ATP-binding protein gives MSDVLELVDVSVVREGRALVDQVSWSVKEGERWVILGPNGAGKTTLLNVASSYLFPTKGTATILGSTLGKVDVFELRPRIGVAGIAMADKLPKRQTVLQTVLTAAYGMTATWQEEYEEIDEQRARAFLDRLGMTEYLDRKFGTLSEGERKRTLIARALMTDPELLLLDEPAAGLDLGGREDLVRRLGRLARDPLAPSMAMVTHHVEEIAPGFTHVLMIRQGKVVTAGPIDLELTSRNLSLCFGLPLVVERTEHDRWTAQGLPLR, from the coding sequence ATGAGCGATGTTCTGGAGCTGGTGGACGTATCCGTGGTCCGCGAGGGCCGGGCTCTGGTGGACCAGGTCTCCTGGTCGGTCAAGGAAGGGGAACGCTGGGTGATCCTCGGCCCCAACGGCGCCGGGAAGACCACCCTGCTCAACGTCGCCTCCAGCTACCTCTTCCCCACCAAGGGCACCGCCACCATCCTCGGCAGCACCCTCGGCAAGGTGGACGTGTTCGAGCTGCGCCCGCGCATCGGCGTGGCCGGCATCGCCATGGCCGACAAGCTGCCGAAGCGGCAGACCGTCCTCCAGACCGTCCTCACCGCCGCCTACGGCATGACGGCGACCTGGCAGGAGGAGTACGAGGAGATCGACGAGCAGCGCGCCCGCGCCTTCCTCGACCGCCTCGGCATGACCGAGTACCTCGACCGGAAGTTCGGCACCCTCTCCGAGGGCGAGCGCAAGCGCACCCTGATCGCCCGCGCCCTGATGACCGACCCCGAGCTGCTGCTCCTCGACGAGCCCGCCGCCGGCCTGGACCTCGGCGGCCGCGAGGACCTCGTACGCCGCCTCGGCCGCCTCGCCCGCGACCCGCTCGCGCCGTCGATGGCCATGGTCACGCACCACGTCGAGGAGATCGCCCCCGGCTTCACCCACGTGCTGATGATCCGGCAGGGCAAGGTCGTCACCGCCGGTCCCATCGACCTCGAACTGACCTCGCGGAACCTCTCCCTGTGCTTCGGCCTCCCGCTCGTCGTCGAGCGCACCGAGCACGACCGCTGGACCGCCCAGGGCCTCCCCCTGCGCTAG
- a CDS encoding chaplin: MKNIKKATAVTMIAGGLLAAGAGVSSAHGGASAEGEAAGSPGVVSGNLIQAPVHVPVNVVGNTVTVIGLLNGVWGNTGVNA; this comes from the coding sequence GTGAAGAACATCAAGAAGGCCACTGCCGTCACCATGATCGCGGGCGGCCTCCTTGCCGCGGGCGCCGGCGTCTCCTCGGCGCACGGCGGCGCGTCGGCCGAGGGCGAGGCCGCGGGCTCCCCGGGCGTCGTCTCCGGCAACCTCATCCAGGCCCCGGTCCACGTCCCCGTGAACGTGGTCGGCAACACGGTCACCGTGATCGGCCTGCTGAACGGCGTCTGGGGCAACACGGGCGTGAACGCCTAA
- a CDS encoding response regulator transcription factor — protein MADTPGKVRVLLVDDHQVVRRGLRTFLEVQDDIEVVGEASDGEEGIARAEELRPDVILMDIKMPGTDGIEALRRLRELENPARVLIVTSFTEQRTVVPALRAGAAGYVYKDIDPDALAGAIRSVHAGHVLLQPEVAVALLTQDDQSPSSSRGGTLTDREREVLSHIADGRSNREIARALVLSEKTVKTHVSNILMKLDVADRTQAALWAVRHGIGD, from the coding sequence GTGGCTGACACACCCGGCAAGGTCCGCGTCCTGCTCGTCGACGACCACCAGGTGGTCCGGCGCGGCCTGCGCACCTTCCTGGAGGTGCAGGACGACATCGAGGTGGTCGGCGAGGCCTCCGACGGCGAGGAGGGCATCGCCCGCGCCGAGGAACTGCGGCCCGACGTGATCCTCATGGACATCAAGATGCCGGGCACCGACGGCATCGAGGCGCTGCGGCGGCTGCGCGAGCTGGAGAACCCGGCGCGGGTGCTGATCGTCACCAGCTTCACGGAGCAGCGCACGGTGGTTCCCGCCCTGCGGGCCGGCGCGGCCGGGTACGTCTACAAGGACATCGACCCCGACGCCCTGGCCGGTGCCATCCGCTCCGTCCACGCGGGCCACGTCCTGCTCCAGCCGGAGGTGGCGGTGGCCCTGCTCACGCAGGACGACCAGTCCCCGTCGTCGAGCCGCGGCGGCACGCTGACGGACCGCGAGCGCGAGGTGCTGTCGCACATAGCGGACGGCCGCTCGAACCGGGAGATCGCCCGGGCGCTCGTCCTGTCGGAGAAGACCGTCAAGACGCACGTCTCGAACATCCTGATGAAGCTGGACGTGGCGGACCGTACCCAGGCGGCGCTGTGGGCGGTCAGACACGGCATCGGAGACTGA
- a CDS encoding GAF domain-containing sensor histidine kinase, protein MHTGRHGPRTGLAAVSTALLAMSRRLEVRDVLRTIVVSARELLDAEYAALGVPDDHGGFAQFVVDGITDEQWRRIGPLPRQHGILAAMLHDDGPERLADVRQDPRFEGWPPGHPEMSDFLGVPVRDGEETLGALFLANKRGDGRGFTDEDEDLLGLLAQHAAIALTNARLYERSRELTIAEERSRLAHELHDAVSQKLFSLRLTAQAAAALVDRDPARAKGELQQVAALAAEAADELRAAVTELRPTALDEDGLVATLRNHVRVLDRAHTARVTFTCDGVRALPATQEEALLRVAQEALHNALRHSDADLVEVTLARVAGGATLRVTDNGKGFVPSAVRRAGRHLGLVSMRDRASGVGGRLTVHSEPGTGTTIEMEVPGG, encoded by the coding sequence ATGCACACCGGACGACACGGACCCCGCACCGGCCTCGCCGCCGTGAGCACGGCGCTGCTCGCCATGAGCCGCCGTCTGGAGGTCCGCGACGTCCTGCGCACGATCGTCGTCTCGGCCCGAGAGCTGCTGGACGCCGAGTACGCGGCCCTCGGCGTCCCGGACGACCACGGCGGCTTCGCCCAGTTCGTCGTCGACGGCATCACGGACGAGCAGTGGCGCCGCATCGGCCCGCTGCCCCGCCAGCACGGCATCCTCGCCGCGATGCTCCACGACGACGGCCCCGAGCGACTGGCCGACGTACGCCAGGACCCGCGCTTCGAGGGCTGGCCCCCCGGCCACCCCGAGATGTCCGATTTCCTCGGCGTACCCGTCCGGGACGGCGAGGAGACCCTCGGCGCCCTCTTCCTCGCCAACAAGAGGGGCGACGGCCGCGGCTTCACCGACGAGGACGAGGACCTCCTCGGCCTCCTCGCCCAGCACGCGGCGATCGCCCTCACCAACGCCCGGCTCTACGAGCGCAGCCGCGAGCTCACCATCGCCGAGGAGCGCTCCCGGCTCGCCCACGAGCTCCACGACGCCGTCAGCCAGAAGCTGTTCTCGCTCCGCCTCACCGCCCAGGCCGCCGCCGCCCTCGTGGACCGCGACCCGGCCCGGGCCAAGGGCGAGCTCCAGCAGGTCGCGGCCCTCGCCGCGGAGGCCGCCGACGAACTGCGCGCCGCCGTGACCGAGCTGCGCCCCACCGCCCTCGACGAGGACGGGCTGGTGGCGACCCTGCGCAACCACGTACGCGTACTCGACCGGGCGCACACCGCGCGCGTCACCTTCACCTGTGACGGCGTACGGGCCCTGCCCGCGACCCAGGAGGAGGCGCTGCTCCGGGTCGCCCAGGAGGCCCTCCACAACGCCCTGCGCCACTCGGACGCCGACCTCGTCGAGGTCACCCTGGCCCGCGTGGCCGGCGGCGCGACCCTCCGCGTGACGGACAACGGCAAGGGCTTCGTCCCCTCCGCGGTCCGCCGGGCGGGGCGCCACCTCGGCCTGGTCTCCATGCGGGACCGCGCGAGCGGCGTCGGCGGCCGGCTCACCGTGCACTCGGAGCCCGGAACGGGCACCACGATCGAGATGGAGGTCCCCGGTGGCTGA